The Cardiocondyla obscurior isolate alpha-2009 linkage group LG20, Cobs3.1, whole genome shotgun sequence DNA segment acaaaacgcTATAAAcatgaaagtaaaattttttttttttttacgaatctTAATGAAGACAAGATATAAGTATAAAGCAGAAAACAAACatattagattaaaaattatgtgatTTCTACATTATTCTCAATTtggaatttaatatatctttaagttaaaatgtttattttaacttaaattatttctttattttgttgATACTCGAAGGTTTGTAATGTAAAGGTTTTTGTTTAAATACATCTGTAAAGTATATCTAATTACTAATACAAACACTACTTTTAATAACttggatatttatttaaattatagtgTAGAAAATGATCGATATATGACAAATTGTAATAGCTATTTGTATTCTATAAATAACCAtatacaaaaattgaaatatttttatatactattagcagtaattgtataattatatgtatcgTTCGTTATTTTACAtgaattgattttttttgGACGAATCTCCTACACAAATGATATGTATGGCACAATACGAATTTCGAATCAACAGATTCAAttgattgaaatatttttattggcaGCTATGTATAATGTcgtcaagtaaaaaaaaaattttaaggaagaatataaaatagtcGTGTATAATAGCACTGTGTTAAAATCACTTGTACTGTTTGGAGTAATATCTCACCTATTCTATATGAAGTTTATATCATAACTAGATTGAATATATCAATTGGCATACGGTGGATTTTTACAGCATATCTTTATAATACGTGTTCATAGCACAGCACCGATGAGAGATCTCAAATTGATATTGAAAAATGACTAGCTACAGCGTAAAAGCTCAAAATactaattttcataaaaaatgagatatatatatatatattatacagggtgttttagattaattaactttcttAAAAGGGATAGGTAGAAATAATCACGCGCTCACAGCTTCCTCGTCGGTCTTACGcctataaattttaattttttctcgataacgtttgacaattttataaaatggaataggacttttctacgtTTCTAAAACTCctaaaagttttatagtatggggtgggacaccctgtatatgtgcTTCAATGTatatgcataaataaatatttgtactgATTGGTCTTATAAGGCCCGGTTTTACCAACGCCAGTTAATCTAATCGGTCGATTAATTTTCAGGGTTGCAACtgatattttacaaaactaATGTCAAATATATCTGATGTAAAATATCAGTTGCAActctgaaaattaattgaccgATTAACTTAACTGACGTTGGTGAAACCGGGcctatatcaattaaaaaactgttaaatattttttccatagacagaaaaaataaaatatatagtttttcataaaaaatcttgtttaatgttaaaaataaatctattttttgtaatccactcaaataataaaaataacattatctTTTACAAGTGCGATTGATATTCCAACactttttgaatattattttgtataattgttACTACTGTATACGAGtttttctgtaataaattgataaattgtaCGCCCATCACAATATACAAATAGCATAAATTAGGCATTTACTTCTTTTCTAGTTCTCATTATCACCGTTTATTCACCCGTCcaatagttttattaaataatgtatttgcAATTGCGATTactggtgaaaataattttagctGGCAATCACTGAAACAATTATGTAAATATGTTAAAGATTGGTtgtatcttaaaatattatatagttaaatattttataatgtaaaaaagacATACCATACTCCAGTTACAGGTTCTGCTTCATTTCcacttataataaataatggaaACAAAATGGAGAAAACACAGCCACTAAAAAGatgatacattttataaatttttataaacatttccACATTCTCAATGATACAacaataacaaatataaattatttttgtactaatggttaaaaagatacaaaaaaaatgtatttagtTTTAAGTTTTAACGTTAACTTGgatttttaactattaaaattttaaattatataaaaattaattaaataacatctatatgtaaatttatgaATAGATAAAAAGcagcatttataaaaattatgtcacACCTTACAACGTACGAGTTGGGTAGTTGAGTAAGTACTGCTAATGGCATGCCAAAGCCTAAAAAGTATGGCCAATTGCCTTCAATAAAAGTCAATCGTCTATGCAATTCCCAACCCATATTGAACCATTTATATTCAAAGGCATAGAGAGCATATAAAAGGCACATGTGGACAAGGGCAAGAATATCTCCTAACGGTGGTAATGGGACTTTAGACACCAGCATTCCTTGTCCCAAGAATAACGCTTGAACTAATATGCTAAAAAGCATGTCAGCTATCAATTTGCTTACGCTTGATAAAAGCATTGGTCTTCCTTGTCTGTATCTGTA contains these protein-coding regions:
- the Tank gene encoding etoposide-induced protein 2.4 homolog, whose product is MNSVTGIIYAICRGFIDSLKGTVVLFYMDKQINKKLVDKDKCLSRTELRKRDLITPSPSKYKQRESMVLMRTIQCCALNGGVFWLSIQIFEFGLLPFVKYLLTIIFGHSPGMGLTVWSWIHPFLSLTFGTIWVLPLFLLSRIVNSLWFQDIANSAYRYRQGRPMLLSSVSKLIADMLFSILVQALFLGQGMLVSKVPLPPLGDILALVHMCLLYALYAFEYKWFNMGWELHRRLTFIEGNWPYFLGFGMPLAVLTQLPNSYVVSGCVFSILFPLFIISGNEAEPVTGVCDCQLKLFSPVIAIANTLFNKTIGRVNKR